A stretch of Deltaproteobacteria bacterium DNA encodes these proteins:
- the gspF gene encoding type II secretion system inner membrane protein GspF, which translates to MGVFAYKGINRSGKSVSGTIDAENLKSARSKLRKLDIFPTTLNAGEASSSLRHTAISQYFQRVSVAEIANMTRQLSTLIGANVPLVDSLAALVEQIENPKLRNALSGIKEKVVEGAKLSDSMRAYPKFFGDLYISMISAGEASGALDLVLKRLADFTEAQAHLKSKVIGAVTYPVVMAVVAIGLMFFLMVGVVPKIVKIFTTNKVALPTITNLLVKFSTFLQSYWWLALLLLAILIFVALKYKAKPKGKYQFDKLSLKLPIFGELFKMIALSRFSRTLSTLLSSGVPLVKALDIVKNVVANAVLTEVIENTKVAVKEGEPIASSLGKSEYFPPLVVRMIAIGEKTGQLEPMLERVADAYDTQVETRVSTLTTLLEPLIILTMGGIVAFIVLSILLPILKLNQLTRRK; encoded by the coding sequence ATGGGTGTCTTTGCTTATAAGGGGATCAACCGATCCGGCAAAAGTGTCAGCGGTACCATCGATGCCGAAAATCTAAAATCGGCCCGTTCTAAATTACGCAAGCTTGATATTTTCCCCACCACTTTAAACGCTGGCGAAGCTAGTTCCAGCTTGCGTCACACGGCCATTAGCCAATATTTTCAACGCGTCAGTGTTGCCGAGATTGCTAATATGACTCGCCAATTATCGACCCTCATTGGGGCAAACGTTCCGTTGGTAGATTCGCTCGCGGCTTTAGTTGAACAAATTGAAAACCCTAAATTACGCAATGCCTTGAGTGGTATTAAAGAAAAAGTGGTCGAAGGTGCCAAGTTATCGGATTCGATGCGCGCTTATCCCAAATTTTTTGGTGACCTTTATATCAGTATGATCAGTGCAGGCGAGGCCTCCGGTGCGCTCGATCTCGTGTTGAAGCGCTTAGCCGATTTTACCGAAGCCCAGGCCCATTTAAAAAGTAAAGTGATTGGTGCCGTGACTTATCCTGTGGTGATGGCGGTGGTGGCTATTGGGTTGATGTTTTTTTTGATGGTAGGGGTGGTGCCTAAAATTGTTAAAATCTTCACCACCAACAAAGTTGCTTTACCCACGATCACCAATCTTTTGGTAAAATTTTCTACTTTCTTACAATCGTATTGGTGGTTGGCGTTACTCCTATTGGCGATCTTAATTTTTGTGGCCTTAAAATATAAAGCAAAGCCTAAAGGTAAATATCAGTTTGATAAGCTAAGCTTAAAGCTGCCCATTTTTGGGGAATTATTCAAAATGATCGCTTTGAGCCGCTTTTCTCGCACCCTATCAACCTTGCTCAGCTCCGGGGTTCCCTTGGTCAAGGCGCTCGATATTGTCAAAAACGTGGTGGCCAATGCAGTCTTGACCGAGGTCATTGAAAATACGAAGGTAGCAGTTAAAGAAGGTGAACCCATCGCTTCATCTTTAGGCAAGAGCGAATATTTTCCACCCTTGGTGGTTCGCATGATTGCCATTGGTGAAAAAACGGGCCAATTAGAGCCCATGCTCGAGCGCGTGGCCGATGCTTATGATACCCAAGTTGAAACCCGCGTTTCTACGTTAACAACTTTGTTAGAACCTTTAATCATTTTAACCATGGGTGGGATTGTGGCCTTTATTGTATTGTCGATTTTGTTGCCCATTTTGAAACTCAATCAGTTGACGAGACGTAAGTAG